From Pseudoalteromonas rubra, one genomic window encodes:
- a CDS encoding ClpXP protease specificity-enhancing factor, giving the protein MTSNRPYLLRAFYDWIVDNQCTPHIVVDAEFPAVEVPRQFVQQGQIVLNVSPSAAANFLMDNDALSFNARFSGQPMQVYVPIGAVLAIYARENGEGTIFSEPEHPQDDMLSEDDTQTQAEEREGSVEVTSADKETPEKAKKTSHLRVIK; this is encoded by the coding sequence ATGACTTCAAATCGCCCCTATCTATTGCGTGCTTTTTACGACTGGATTGTCGATAACCAGTGTACACCCCATATTGTGGTTGATGCTGAGTTTCCGGCGGTTGAGGTACCACGTCAGTTTGTTCAGCAGGGGCAGATAGTGCTGAATGTTAGCCCTTCAGCAGCTGCTAACTTTTTAATGGACAATGATGCATTGAGCTTCAACGCGCGTTTCTCTGGCCAGCCCATGCAGGTTTATGTGCCAATTGGTGCTGTACTGGCTATCTATGCGCGTGAAAATGGTGAAGGTACGATCTTCTCTGAGCCGGAACATCCGCAGGATGATATGCTCTCAGAAGACGATACTCAGACTCAAGCAGAAGAACGTGAGGGATCAGTTGAAGTCACTTCAGCCGATAAAGAAACGCCTGAAAAGGCGAAGAAAACCTCGCATCTGAGAGTGATAAAGTAG
- the dolP gene encoding division/outer membrane stress-associated lipid-binding lipoprotein — translation MLKRPALILCSVLLIQGCAAAVVAGTAGAVTSANDRRTLGSQIDDNNIEIKGTLALKRIPALANHANISLVSVNGHVLMVGQVSTIEMKQQAHSTLKGVQGIKQIYNQLRIGSNIGITTQTNDSWLTTKVKTKLIADDHIDGSNIKVVTENSEVFLMGLVNHTEAERAVDIARNVHGVLKVVKAFEIL, via the coding sequence ATGTTAAAACGACCTGCACTGATACTTTGCTCTGTGTTATTGATCCAGGGCTGCGCAGCCGCAGTTGTGGCCGGTACCGCTGGCGCTGTCACGTCAGCCAATGACAGACGAACACTGGGCTCACAAATTGATGATAACAATATCGAGATCAAAGGAACGCTGGCACTTAAGCGCATTCCGGCACTGGCTAACCACGCTAATATTAGCCTGGTGAGTGTCAACGGCCACGTGCTGATGGTGGGTCAGGTAAGCACCATAGAAATGAAACAACAAGCTCACAGCACTCTGAAAGGCGTTCAGGGCATTAAGCAAATATACAATCAGCTGCGGATCGGCAGCAACATTGGTATCACCACCCAGACAAATGACAGCTGGTTAACCACCAAAGTAAAAACCAAATTGATTGCCGACGACCACATAGATGGCAGCAATATTAAGGTAGTCACCGAAAACAGCGAAGTCTTTCTGATGGGCCTGGTCAATCACACAGAAGCCGAGCGAGCCGTTGATATTGCACGCAATGTGCACGGGGTGCTGAAAGTCGTTAAAGCCTTCGAAATCTTGTAA